TCGGGCGGAGCAGCCGGACCAGTGCGCTCGTGTCGATGAGATAGGTGACCGTCACGGCTTAGGACGATAGTTCTTCTTATCCAGAAGCTCGTCGAAGTATCCTGCGTCACCGAATTCACGCAGCTTGGCAAGGGCTTCCGCGCGCCTGCGCTGGGCGGCGCTCTCCCGCAGGGCGGTGTTGACGGTGTCCTTCTTGGTCTTCGTGCCGAAGACCTCGGCGGCGTCGGCGAGCAGCTCCTCGTCGATGTCGATCAGCATCTTCGCCATCGGGTCCCCCTCGCGGCCGCGATATATACGATCTCGCCAAGGAGTATATACGCCGGGCCTCGGGCTCGCCAGGGACGGGGATCGCTGCGTGCGAGAATGAGGCACGTGACGAAGCGCCCGCACGTTCCGAATGTCCTGGCCACCCGCTATGCCTCCGCTGAACTGGTGACGCTGT
The Catellatospora sp. IY07-71 DNA segment above includes these coding regions:
- a CDS encoding type II toxin-antitoxin system VapB family antitoxin codes for the protein MAKMLIDIDEELLADAAEVFGTKTKKDTVNTALRESAAQRRRAEALAKLREFGDAGYFDELLDKKNYRPKP